A single genomic interval of bacterium harbors:
- a CDS encoding MerR family transcriptional regulator codes for MPKAKKQPASEGKSLPEKMFYQIREVSEIAGVKSHVLRYWESEFPQLRPDKGSTGQRIYRSKDLRLIQKIKQLLYDEKFTIAGAKRKLSGELRPEKAQMNLKLGLRENKLFNTIHRVKKELEGILQMLNRE; via the coding sequence ATGCCGAAAGCAAAAAAACAACCTGCGAGTGAAGGGAAGTCTCTTCCGGAAAAAATGTTTTATCAGATTCGGGAAGTCAGTGAAATTGCAGGTGTAAAATCACATGTGCTGCGGTACTGGGAATCGGAATTTCCGCAGCTTAGACCCGACAAAGGGAGCACGGGTCAGCGGATTTACCGGAGTAAAGACCTGCGGCTGATCCAGAAAATAAAACAACTGCTTTATGATGAAAAATTTACGATTGCGGGTGCCAAAAGAAAATTATCCGGCGAACTGCGTCCTGAAAAAGCGCAAATGAATTTAAAATTAGGGTTACGCGAGAATAAATTATTTAATACAATCCATCGCGTGAAAAAAGAACTGGAAGGTATACTGCAAATGCTCAATCGTGAATAA